A single genomic interval of Cucumis sativus cultivar 9930 chromosome 7, Cucumber_9930_V3, whole genome shotgun sequence harbors:
- the LOC101213225 gene encoding uncharacterized protein LOC101213225: MSLFKLSRNGVRMIKGLFIGKSLLVTKASQVRGPFFKYLRTLPQAQVQVLQGFKWQEQRLYSTSGPQNGSNEENESKETISVTFVLKDGEEQQIRVPVGMSMLEAAHQNDIELEGACEGSLACSTCHVIVMDMDYYNKIEEPVDEENDMLDLAFGLTETSRLGCQVIAKPELDGIRLAIPAATRNFAVDGFTPKPH; encoded by the exons ATGTCgctttttaaactttcaagaaATGGTGTTCGGATGATAAAAGGTCTCTTCATAG GGAAATCATTACTAGTGACTAAAGCAAGTCAAGTTCGAGGCccttttttcaaatacttaCGAACTCTG cCACAGGCACAAGTTCAGGTGCTTCAAGGTTTCAAATGGCAGGAACAACGTCTGTATTCTACCTCAGGTCCCCAGAATGGCTCTAATGAAGAGAATGAATCAAAAGAAAC GATATCTGTCACGTTTGTCCTTAAGGATGGAGAAGAGCAACAAATTAGAGTTCCTGTTGGAATGTCCATGTTAGAAGCTGCTCATCAAAACGATATAGAACTTGAAG GAGCTTGCGAAGGTTCACTAGCTTGTTCAACTTGTCATGTTATAGTGATG GATATGGACTACTacaataaaatagaagaacCAGTTGATGAGGAGAATGACATGTTGGATCTAGCATTCGGGCTTACAGAAAC GTCTCGTTTGGGATGTCAAGTTATTGCAAAGCCTGAACTTGATGGAATTCGTTTAGCCATTCCTGCAGCTACCAGAAATTTTGCTGTTGATGGCTTTACTCCAAAGCCACACTAA